In Luteitalea sp. TBR-22, one genomic interval encodes:
- the mutL gene encoding DNA mismatch repair endonuclease MutL, producing MKIAVLPPALANQIAAGEVVERPASVVKELVENALDAGARRVAVAIEQGGRALIRVEDDGEGMSPEDAALAVQRHATSKIRVAADLDGIRTLGFRGEALPSIASVSHFALRTRARGALTGVEVRIDGGDLRGIHDIGAPEGTTIEVRDLFYNLPARRKFLKAESAEAAQVSRLMTQLALGAPTIGFQLTSGGRTLLDCPPASEVAERFYQIYQARPDLVEVRREGGGMRVHGYIAPLAEQGPRRGPQNIYVNGRIVRDKTIAHAIQAAYAVATVKERSPEVHLFIEIPPERVDVNVHPTKAEVRFLEQGLVHEVLRRALGDALGAGPVPELRLQTPIAPAQLPAMPMLPGVLRPDPTFRQDPWRVVATGQGASGHGATDETTGPALATRPDPLAAWEHTALRPAGDPQGVPARADGRVDDAFTAAITGLEGATAAVGRAEPVAGDDIRPMKPLGQFRHTYILAVDQDGIAIVDQHVAHERVLYERIHERLTRGALQSQRLLTPLVFEMDASQVAGIEAHMGDLERLGFEVEPFGGKSVRVCAMPALIGLGDVEPTLRALGQDLEGFDKAGRVDDVLKHIAATMACHAAVKANDPLPLEKMQFILDELHATAYSTVCPHGRPVLLRLTRREIEKNFQRI from the coding sequence GTGAAGATTGCGGTCCTGCCGCCCGCGCTGGCCAACCAGATCGCCGCCGGCGAGGTGGTCGAGCGCCCGGCCTCGGTCGTCAAGGAACTCGTCGAGAACGCGCTCGATGCCGGGGCGCGACGCGTCGCGGTCGCCATCGAGCAGGGTGGCCGCGCGCTGATCCGCGTCGAGGACGACGGCGAGGGGATGTCGCCGGAAGACGCGGCGCTCGCCGTGCAGCGCCACGCCACCAGCAAGATCAGGGTGGCGGCCGACCTCGACGGCATCCGGACGCTGGGCTTCCGCGGCGAGGCGCTGCCCAGCATCGCGTCGGTGTCGCACTTCGCGCTGCGCACGCGGGCGCGCGGCGCGCTCACCGGCGTGGAGGTCCGCATCGACGGCGGCGATCTGCGCGGCATCCACGACATCGGCGCGCCGGAGGGCACGACGATCGAGGTGCGCGACCTGTTCTACAACCTGCCCGCGCGCCGCAAGTTCCTGAAGGCGGAATCGGCCGAGGCCGCCCAGGTCTCGCGCCTGATGACGCAACTCGCGCTCGGCGCGCCGACCATCGGCTTCCAGCTCACGAGCGGCGGCCGCACCCTGCTCGACTGTCCGCCGGCCAGCGAGGTGGCCGAGCGCTTCTACCAGATCTACCAGGCGCGCCCCGACCTCGTGGAAGTCCGCCGCGAGGGCGGCGGCATGCGCGTGCACGGCTACATCGCGCCGCTCGCCGAGCAGGGGCCACGGCGTGGGCCACAGAACATCTACGTCAACGGCCGCATCGTCCGCGACAAGACGATCGCGCATGCGATCCAGGCGGCTTACGCGGTCGCGACGGTCAAGGAGCGCAGCCCCGAGGTGCACCTGTTCATCGAGATCCCGCCCGAGCGGGTCGACGTGAACGTGCATCCGACCAAGGCCGAGGTGCGCTTCCTCGAACAGGGCCTGGTGCACGAGGTGCTCCGTCGGGCACTCGGCGATGCGCTCGGCGCGGGGCCCGTGCCGGAGTTGCGCCTGCAGACGCCGATTGCGCCCGCGCAGTTGCCGGCGATGCCGATGCTGCCCGGCGTCCTGCGCCCGGACCCGACCTTCCGCCAGGACCCCTGGCGGGTCGTCGCGACCGGCCAGGGGGCCTCGGGCCATGGTGCGACCGACGAGACGACCGGGCCAGCGCTCGCGACGCGTCCCGACCCGCTCGCGGCGTGGGAACACACCGCGCTGCGGCCCGCCGGCGATCCGCAAGGCGTCCCGGCGCGCGCCGACGGGCGGGTCGACGACGCGTTCACCGCGGCAATCACCGGCCTGGAGGGCGCGACGGCGGCGGTCGGCCGCGCCGAGCCGGTCGCGGGCGACGACATCCGGCCGATGAAGCCGCTCGGCCAGTTCCGGCACACGTACATCCTCGCGGTCGACCAGGACGGCATCGCGATCGTCGACCAGCACGTGGCGCACGAGCGCGTGCTGTACGAGCGCATCCACGAGCGACTGACGCGCGGGGCGCTCCAGAGCCAGCGGTTGCTCACGCCGCTGGTCTTCGAGATGGACGCGTCGCAGGTGGCCGGCATCGAGGCGCACATGGGCGACCTCGAGCGCCTCGGCTTCGAGGTGGAGCCGTTCGGCGGCAAGTCGGTTCGCGTGTGCGCGATGCCCGCGTTGATCGGCCTGGGCGACGTCGAGCCGACGCTGCGCGCGCTCGGGCAGGACCTCGAAGGCTTCGACAAGGCCGGCCGGGTCGACGACGTGCTCAAGCACATCGCCGCGACGATGGCGTGCCATGCGGCCGTCAAGGCCAACGACCCGCTGCCGCTCGAGAAGATGCAGTTCATCCTCGACGAACTGCACGCGACCGCCTACTCGACGGTGTGCCCGCACGGGCGCCCGGTGCTGCTGCGCCTCACGCGGCGCGAGATCGAGAAGAACTTCCAGCGGATATAG
- a CDS encoding PLP-dependent aspartate aminotransferase family protein produces the protein MTTPRQGLATRLIHTAEGAQPLAAPLTTPTYETTTFIVDSTADLQAYIEGGTGKYFYSRYENPSLVALEAKLAAAEQGEAAMVFGSGMGAVASTLLGLLSAGDEVICSAAVYGGTFHLLNSFLPRFGVTARFVAMEQLQDPASVMGPKTKLLWFESPINPTLRCVDIARVAAACRTAGLVSVMDNTFGTPYNQQPLTLGVDLVMHSVTKYLNGHSDVTAGAIIGSQALVERLVPSRRLIGAMLDPGAASLVARGLKTLDVRMARHNENALGLARALSGHPGIARVIYPGLPDHPDHAVAVRQMRGFGGMVTIDLAGGFEAAARFFDRVQVFKRATSLGGVESLCGLPVLTSQYGWSDEQLARADVTRGMVRLSVGLESLDDLIADVDQALAI, from the coding sequence ATGACCACGCCGCGCCAGGGCCTGGCGACCCGCTTGATCCATACCGCCGAGGGCGCGCAGCCGCTCGCGGCGCCGCTCACGACGCCCACCTACGAGACGACCACCTTCATCGTCGATTCGACCGCCGACCTGCAGGCCTACATCGAGGGCGGCACGGGCAAGTACTTCTATTCCCGCTACGAGAACCCGTCGCTGGTCGCTCTCGAAGCCAAGCTCGCCGCGGCGGAGCAGGGCGAGGCCGCGATGGTGTTCGGCTCGGGGATGGGCGCGGTGGCGAGCACGCTGCTCGGGCTGCTGTCGGCGGGCGACGAGGTGATCTGCAGCGCAGCCGTCTACGGCGGCACGTTCCACCTGCTCAACTCGTTCCTGCCCCGGTTCGGCGTGACGGCGCGGTTCGTCGCCATGGAGCAGTTGCAGGACCCCGCCTCGGTGATGGGGCCGAAGACGAAGCTGCTGTGGTTCGAGTCTCCCATCAACCCGACGCTGCGCTGCGTGGACATCGCCCGCGTCGCCGCCGCCTGTCGCACGGCGGGGCTCGTGTCGGTGATGGACAACACGTTCGGGACGCCATACAACCAGCAGCCGCTGACGCTCGGCGTCGACCTTGTGATGCACAGCGTGACCAAGTACCTCAACGGGCACTCCGACGTGACGGCCGGCGCGATCATCGGATCGCAGGCACTGGTTGAGCGCCTCGTGCCGTCGCGCCGGCTGATCGGCGCGATGCTCGATCCGGGAGCGGCCTCCCTCGTGGCGCGCGGGCTCAAGACGCTCGACGTGCGCATGGCGCGACACAACGAGAACGCGCTGGGCCTGGCGCGGGCGCTCTCGGGGCATCCGGGGATCGCGCGCGTCATCTACCCGGGCCTGCCCGATCATCCCGATCACGCGGTTGCGGTCAGGCAGATGCGTGGCTTCGGCGGCATGGTGACGATCGACCTGGCGGGCGGGTTCGAGGCGGCGGCGCGGTTCTTCGATCGCGTGCAGGTGTTCAAGCGCGCCACCAGCCTCGGCGGCGTGGAGAGCCTGTGCGGGCTGCCCGTGCTCACCTCGCAGTACGGCTGGAGCGACGAGCAGCTGGCGCGCGCCGACGTGACGCGGGGGATGGTGCGGCTGTCGGTGGGGCTGGAGTCGCTCGACGACCTGATTGCCGACGTCGATCAGGCCCTGGCAATCTGA
- a CDS encoding RNA methyltransferase: MPDSTITSRRHPLVARCRDAADGHGDDVLLDGPHLVGEALAGGLAVSLVLVAEGAEARSEIAALTRQAAARGVGVQPVTPAVLDAASPTRTPAGVLALASLVLRSPGELLAPSPALVTMAIDVQDPGNLGALVRSSEAAGATGVLAAGSSAHPLGWKALRGSMGSALRLPVAREASVRHAADALRAAGLRLVALDARATQDLYAADLTGPLAVCAGSEGAGLPADLLREADLRLRIPMRAPVESLNVAVATSLVLFEVARQRRESALGNRESRIGAGQA, from the coding sequence ATGCCCGATTCCACGATCACCAGCCGTCGCCATCCGCTCGTCGCTCGCTGCCGCGACGCCGCCGACGGCCACGGCGACGACGTCCTGCTCGACGGTCCCCATCTGGTCGGCGAAGCCCTCGCTGGCGGGCTTGCCGTGTCGCTGGTCCTGGTCGCCGAGGGCGCCGAGGCTCGCTCCGAGATCGCGGCCCTGACGCGGCAGGCTGCCGCGCGCGGCGTCGGCGTGCAGCCGGTGACCCCGGCCGTGCTCGACGCGGCGAGTCCCACGCGCACGCCGGCCGGCGTCCTCGCGCTCGCTTCCCTCGTCCTGCGGTCGCCCGGCGAACTCCTCGCCCCGTCGCCGGCACTGGTCACCATGGCAATCGACGTCCAGGATCCGGGCAACCTCGGCGCGCTCGTGCGCAGCAGCGAGGCGGCTGGCGCCACCGGCGTGCTCGCCGCCGGCAGCAGCGCGCACCCGCTCGGATGGAAGGCGTTGCGCGGCTCGATGGGCAGCGCCCTGCGCCTGCCGGTGGCACGCGAGGCCTCGGTGCGGCACGCGGCCGACGCCCTGCGCGCCGCCGGCCTGCGCCTGGTGGCCCTCGACGCGCGCGCCACGCAGGACCTGTACGCCGCCGACCTCACCGGCCCCCTGGCGGTGTGCGCCGGCTCGGAAGGCGCGGGGCTTCCTGCCGATCTGCTCCGCGAGGCCGACCTGCGTCTGCGCATCCCGATGCGCGCCCCCGTCGAGTCGCTCAACGTCGCCGTCGCCACGAGCCTCGTGCTGTTCGAGGTGGCGCGACAACGTCGGGAGTCGGCACTCGGGAATCGGGAATCGCGGATCGGCGCGGGGCAGGCATGA
- a CDS encoding VWA domain-containing protein, whose translation MTTRFVTAAALSLWALAVPCRAQPAFRSGVDTVRLGVAVVDKAGQAVATLDRADFSILEDGRPQDLQLFTPAGAADTERPPLHIGLLFDTSGSMSADLSMARTAAVRFCNMLPRAEDITLVDFDTEVRVARFGQADFPRFVERLRNRKPDGWTALYDALGVYLDGTSFQAGEKVLVAFTDGGDTRSVMSYSDALTALKAADVTVYVVGFLENQGAREKLEQRMRLQALAEATGGLAFFPGTKKDIDVAYEQVLADVNGRYLLGYVSSNQANDGRWRKLEVRLNRTDLKAAKIRSRKGYFAVLRPEEAQAARP comes from the coding sequence ATGACGACACGTTTCGTCACGGCGGCAGCTCTCTCGCTCTGGGCGCTCGCGGTTCCCTGCCGCGCCCAGCCGGCATTCCGGTCCGGCGTGGACACGGTCCGGCTCGGCGTGGCGGTGGTCGACAAGGCCGGCCAGGCCGTGGCGACGCTGGACCGGGCCGATTTCTCCATCCTCGAGGATGGTCGGCCCCAGGATCTCCAGCTGTTCACGCCTGCCGGGGCGGCCGACACCGAGCGTCCCCCGCTGCACATCGGGCTGCTGTTCGACACCTCCGGCAGCATGTCGGCCGACCTGTCGATGGCCCGGACCGCGGCCGTCAGGTTCTGCAACATGCTGCCGCGCGCCGAGGACATCACCCTGGTGGACTTCGACACCGAGGTGCGCGTGGCGCGCTTCGGCCAGGCCGATTTCCCGCGCTTCGTGGAGCGGTTGCGCAACCGCAAGCCTGACGGCTGGACCGCCTTGTACGATGCGCTCGGCGTCTACCTCGACGGCACCTCGTTCCAGGCCGGCGAGAAGGTGCTGGTCGCCTTCACCGATGGCGGTGACACGCGCAGCGTCATGTCCTATTCCGACGCCCTGACCGCGCTCAAGGCTGCCGACGTCACGGTCTACGTGGTCGGTTTCCTGGAGAACCAGGGTGCGCGCGAGAAGCTCGAGCAGCGGATGCGGTTGCAGGCGCTGGCCGAGGCGACCGGCGGGCTGGCCTTCTTCCCCGGGACCAAGAAGGACATCGACGTGGCCTACGAACAGGTGCTCGCCGACGTCAACGGCCGCTACCTGCTTGGCTACGTCTCGAGCAACCAGGCCAACGACGGGCGTTGGCGCAAGCTCGAGGTGCGCTTGAACCGCACCGACCTCAAGGCGGCCAAGATCCGCTCCCGGAAGGGCTACTTCGCGGTGCTGCGCCCGGAAGAGGCGCAGGCGGCGCGGCCGTAG
- a CDS encoding IS110 family transposase encodes MDHVAIDLGGRESQICVRRPDGTVVEERRLRTHEVPRYLGERPGSRVIVETCSEAFWVADAARAAGHEVRVVPATLAPTLGVGARRMKTDRRDAQVLSEVSCRIDLPSVHIPSAEARAAKTLCGMRDGLVRSRTLLLNTVRGWLRTQGRRLASGSVHTFGARVRAAVGEPLPSYVARQLQLLEHLHAAIADADREVTAWATGDPVARRLLTVPGVGPVTAVRFVAALDDHTRFDGAHAVEAYVGLVPGQDSSGARTRHLGITKAGSRSLRWCLVQAAHCAKRTLKPGPLRDWVDAVQHRRGRQVAVVALARKLTGILYAIWRDGTRFDPHRTNAAPLAG; translated from the coding sequence ATGGACCATGTTGCAATCGATCTCGGCGGAAGGGAATCCCAGATTTGCGTGCGGCGGCCCGACGGGACCGTCGTCGAGGAGCGGCGGCTGCGGACGCACGAGGTGCCGCGGTACCTGGGCGAGCGGCCCGGCAGCCGAGTGATTGTCGAGACGTGCAGTGAGGCCTTCTGGGTGGCCGACGCGGCACGGGCGGCCGGGCATGAGGTGCGGGTGGTGCCGGCGACCCTGGCGCCGACCCTGGGCGTGGGGGCGCGCCGGATGAAGACGGACCGGCGTGATGCGCAGGTGCTCAGCGAGGTGTCCTGCCGCATCGACCTGCCGTCGGTGCATATCCCGAGCGCCGAGGCGCGGGCGGCCAAGACGCTCTGCGGCATGCGCGACGGGCTGGTGCGCAGTCGCACGCTCCTGCTCAATACCGTGCGCGGCTGGCTGCGGACGCAGGGCCGCCGGCTGGCGAGTGGCAGCGTGCACACCTTCGGGGCGCGCGTCCGCGCCGCGGTAGGCGAGCCCCTCCCGAGCTACGTGGCCCGGCAGCTGCAGCTGCTGGAGCACCTGCATGCCGCCATCGCGGACGCCGACCGCGAGGTGACGGCCTGGGCCACGGGCGACCCGGTCGCGCGCCGCTTGCTGACGGTCCCCGGAGTCGGCCCGGTGACCGCCGTGCGGTTTGTGGCGGCGCTCGACGACCACACGCGCTTCGACGGCGCGCACGCGGTGGAGGCGTATGTCGGGCTGGTGCCCGGCCAGGACTCGAGTGGCGCGCGGACGCGTCACCTGGGGATTACCAAAGCGGGGAGCCGCAGCCTGCGCTGGTGCCTCGTCCAGGCCGCGCACTGCGCGAAACGGACGCTGAAGCCGGGGCCGCTCCGCGACTGGGTCGACGCCGTGCAGCACCGGCGCGGGCGCCAGGTCGCCGTCGTGGCCTTGGCGCGCAAGTTGACCGGCATCCTGTATGCGATCTGGCGGGATGGCACCCGCTTCGACCCGCACCGGACCAACGCCGCGCCGCTGGCCGGGTAA
- a CDS encoding bifunctional oligoribonuclease/PAP phosphatase NrnA, whose amino-acid sequence MRTLHGVLSPTFDLEFLVESRPLARRLAEEGLKVTVTDCSRCDSYVKVDLSPSTCVIVEDTGRKSLKRLIGAVRDAGGTLTYVVSTGPSTRRADEAKAAFPDIFTLTLAELLAPQLHAELERSVTRARVLQYQRYFADADRVLILLHNEPDPDAMASGLALRNLLRRTKTTAIIGAVHGVSRPENVRMAHLLDIQVEKVTAEQFASFDRVATVDVQPHYFGGHLPHVDLVVDHHPEQPGYSAVFKDIRADYGSTSTILTEHLRAVDMNVSERVATAMLYAIKSDTLFFARHTNRQDLDAFTYLYPLADAALIRKMEGADITLERLQTVVKGLSDSELRGDLFFASLGAVPREDFITYTADFFLQLEETKWTFVTGVVNDALVLSVRNLGYSRNAGEFVRKYFGELGSAGGHRAMAKAVVPLEAFAARHGARTPKEINRVIAGMADQFIHDTAAAKKDEKTSTALVPTH is encoded by the coding sequence ATGCGCACCCTGCATGGGGTGCTCAGTCCGACCTTCGACCTCGAGTTCCTGGTCGAGAGCCGCCCACTGGCGCGGCGCCTCGCCGAGGAGGGGCTGAAGGTGACGGTGACCGACTGCAGTCGGTGCGACTCCTACGTCAAGGTCGACCTCAGCCCGAGCACCTGCGTCATCGTCGAGGACACGGGGCGCAAGAGCCTCAAGCGGCTGATCGGGGCCGTGCGGGATGCGGGGGGCACGCTCACCTACGTGGTGTCGACCGGGCCCTCGACCAGGCGGGCCGACGAGGCCAAGGCCGCCTTCCCCGACATCTTCACCCTCACGCTCGCCGAACTGCTCGCCCCGCAACTGCACGCCGAGCTCGAACGCAGCGTCACCCGCGCCAGGGTCCTGCAGTACCAACGCTACTTCGCCGACGCCGACCGCGTCCTGATCCTCCTGCACAACGAGCCGGACCCCGACGCCATGGCCAGCGGCCTGGCGTTGCGCAACCTGCTGCGGCGGACCAAGACGACGGCCATCATCGGCGCCGTGCACGGCGTGAGTCGCCCCGAGAACGTCCGGATGGCCCACCTGCTCGACATCCAGGTCGAGAAGGTCACGGCCGAGCAGTTCGCCAGCTTCGACCGCGTGGCCACGGTGGACGTGCAACCGCACTACTTCGGTGGGCACCTCCCCCACGTGGACCTGGTGGTGGATCACCACCCCGAGCAACCCGGGTACTCGGCGGTCTTCAAGGACATCCGCGCCGACTACGGCTCGACCAGCACCATCCTCACCGAACACCTCCGGGCCGTCGACATGAACGTGTCCGAGCGCGTCGCCACCGCGATGCTCTACGCGATCAAGTCCGACACGCTGTTCTTCGCGCGCCACACCAACCGGCAGGACCTCGACGCCTTCACGTACCTCTACCCGCTGGCCGATGCGGCGCTGATCCGCAAGATGGAAGGCGCCGACATCACGCTCGAGCGCCTGCAGACGGTGGTCAAGGGCCTGTCGGACAGCGAGCTGCGGGGCGACCTGTTCTTCGCCAGCCTCGGCGCCGTCCCGCGCGAGGACTTCATCACCTACACCGCGGACTTCTTCCTGCAGCTCGAGGAGACCAAGTGGACCTTCGTCACCGGCGTCGTCAACGACGCCCTGGTGCTGTCGGTCCGCAACCTGGGCTACTCACGCAACGCCGGGGAGTTCGTGCGCAAGTACTTCGGCGAGCTGGGCAGCGCCGGCGGCCACCGGGCGATGGCCAAGGCCGTGGTGCCGCTCGAGGCCTTCGCGGCGCGCCACGGCGCACGCACGCCGAAGGAGATCAACCGCGTGATTGCCGGGATGGCCGATCAGTTCATCCACGACACGGCGGCGGCGAAGAAGGACGAGAAGACCAGCACGGCGCTCGTGCCGACCCACTGA
- a CDS encoding replication-associated recombination protein A: MRPRTIDEIVGQQSLLAPGRPLREAIDRDVLQSVILWGPPGTGKTTLARAIAQATAARYVAFSAVLSGVKDVKQVMVDAAAARQRDGARTVVFIDEIHRFNRAQQDAFLPHVEAGDIVLIGATTENPSFEVNAALLSRSKVFVLQSLTPEAVVTILERALRDTDRGLGASGVDVEEGVLQAIAVHANGDARSALNLLELAVSVVPEAEPRVLTREHLQPLVSRRTLRYDKSGEEHFNLISAFHKSLRNSDPDAAVYWLARMLESGEDLMYVARRLVRFASEDVGNADPQALVVSIAAQQAAHLLGMPEANTALAQAAVYLATAPKSNAVYAAYNEAAEAARRDEAEPVPLHLRNAPTRLMKQLDYGKGYQYAHDAADAVTGMDCLPPALQGRQFYRPTDRGFEKELTRRLEGWREIKKKRRTPGA, encoded by the coding sequence ATGCGGCCCCGCACGATCGACGAGATCGTCGGCCAGCAATCCCTGCTCGCGCCGGGCCGACCGCTGCGCGAGGCCATCGATCGCGACGTGCTGCAGTCGGTGATCCTCTGGGGCCCGCCGGGCACCGGCAAGACGACGCTCGCACGGGCCATCGCCCAGGCCACCGCGGCGCGCTACGTGGCCTTCAGCGCCGTGCTCTCGGGCGTCAAGGACGTCAAGCAGGTGATGGTCGATGCCGCCGCCGCGCGGCAACGCGACGGCGCCCGCACCGTCGTCTTCATCGACGAGATCCACCGCTTCAACCGCGCCCAGCAGGACGCGTTCCTGCCGCACGTCGAGGCCGGCGACATCGTGCTGATCGGCGCGACAACGGAGAACCCGTCGTTCGAGGTCAACGCCGCGTTGCTGTCGCGGTCCAAGGTGTTCGTCCTGCAGTCGCTCACCCCGGAGGCGGTCGTCACGATTCTCGAGCGGGCCCTGCGCGACACCGATCGCGGCCTCGGCGCCAGCGGCGTCGACGTCGAGGAGGGCGTGCTGCAGGCGATCGCCGTGCACGCCAACGGCGACGCGCGCAGCGCGCTCAACCTGCTCGAGCTCGCCGTCAGCGTCGTCCCCGAGGCGGAGCCACGCGTGCTCACGCGCGAGCACCTGCAGCCGCTCGTCTCACGGCGCACGCTGCGCTACGACAAGTCCGGCGAGGAGCACTTCAACCTCATCTCGGCGTTCCACAAGTCGCTGCGCAACAGCGATCCCGATGCCGCCGTGTACTGGCTGGCGCGGATGCTGGAGTCGGGCGAGGACCTGATGTACGTCGCGCGGCGGCTCGTGCGCTTCGCCTCGGAGGACGTCGGCAACGCCGACCCGCAGGCACTGGTCGTCTCGATCGCCGCGCAACAGGCCGCGCACCTGCTGGGCATGCCCGAGGCCAACACGGCGCTGGCGCAGGCGGCCGTCTACCTGGCGACGGCGCCCAAGAGCAACGCCGTCTACGCCGCGTACAACGAGGCCGCCGAGGCGGCCCGCCGCGACGAAGCCGAGCCGGTCCCGCTGCACCTGCGCAACGCCCCGACGCGCCTGATGAAGCAGCTCGACTACGGCAAGGGGTACCAGTACGCGCACGACGCCGCCGACGCGGTGACGGGCATGGACTGCCTGCCACCGGCCCTCCAGGGGCGGCAGTTCTACAGGCCGACCGATCGCGGCTTCGAGAAGGAGCTCACCCGCCGCCTCGAAGGATGGCGGGAGATCAAGAAGAAGCGCCGCACGCCAGGTGCGTGA
- a CDS encoding transcription elongation factor GreA codes for MALEVKAQLLRKFEDEISALDRELKTELPKEIQRARELGDLRENAEYQAAKERQSFLQARIGMLKKRMADISLMNLDRLPHGKVAFGSTVTLREEGGGTITYQLVMPEDADGAKGLISTASPIGRALLGKQEGDEVTVPTPNGQRVFELVKLATIHD; via the coding sequence GTGGCCCTGGAAGTCAAAGCGCAACTGCTGAGGAAGTTCGAGGACGAGATCTCTGCCCTTGACCGCGAGCTCAAGACCGAGCTCCCCAAGGAGATCCAGCGTGCGCGCGAGCTCGGCGACCTTCGGGAGAACGCCGAGTACCAGGCGGCCAAGGAGCGGCAGTCCTTCCTGCAGGCACGCATCGGCATGCTGAAGAAGCGCATGGCCGACATCTCGTTGATGAACCTCGACCGTCTCCCGCACGGGAAGGTGGCGTTCGGGTCGACGGTCACGCTGCGCGAAGAGGGCGGCGGCACGATCACCTACCAGCTCGTCATGCCCGAGGACGCGGATGGGGCCAAGGGGCTCATCTCGACGGCCTCGCCGATCGGCCGCGCCCTGCTCGGCAAGCAAGAGGGCGACGAGGTCACCGTGCCCACCCCCAATGGCCAGCGTGTCTTCGAGCTCGTCAAGCTCGCCACCATTCACGACTAG